The Nocardioides sp. S-1144 genome includes a region encoding these proteins:
- a CDS encoding S66 family peptidase, producing MTRYPAPLRPGDTIAVTAPSSGVGAALRPRLDHNVAWLRARGYEVRVGDCLAGDRYVSAPRAQRAAELTAMLADPTVRAVVPPWGGELLVDLLDQLDWTALADLEPTWVVGFSDLSTLLLPLTTRLGWASIHGSNLMDTTYRTPEGLAHWTTLAALGEGEEVVQRSPGRYRDEGWDDYRADPAVEEMTLPGTGSWTLVGGGGLDVTGRLVGGCVETVSHLAGTPFGDVPGYGELHAGDGLVVYLEAAEADAYAVGRALHGLRLAGWFEQATAVLVGRTRAPGHADLSQHDAVRDALGSLDVPIVLDVEVGHCQPFLPLVNGALARVVVDGDRREVTQQLL from the coding sequence GTGACCCGCTACCCCGCACCCCTCCGCCCGGGCGACACGATCGCCGTGACCGCACCGTCCTCCGGTGTCGGCGCCGCGCTGCGGCCGCGGCTCGACCACAACGTGGCCTGGCTGCGCGCCCGCGGCTACGAGGTCCGCGTCGGCGACTGCCTGGCCGGGGACCGCTACGTCTCGGCGCCGCGGGCGCAGCGGGCCGCCGAGCTGACCGCGATGCTCGCGGACCCGACGGTGCGCGCGGTCGTCCCGCCGTGGGGCGGGGAGCTGCTGGTCGACCTGCTCGACCAGCTCGACTGGACGGCGCTGGCCGACCTCGAGCCGACCTGGGTGGTCGGCTTCAGCGACCTGTCGACCCTGCTGCTGCCGCTGACCACCCGCCTCGGGTGGGCCTCCATCCACGGCAGCAACCTGATGGACACCACCTACCGCACGCCCGAGGGCCTCGCGCACTGGACGACGCTCGCGGCGCTCGGCGAGGGTGAGGAGGTCGTCCAGCGCAGCCCGGGCCGCTACCGCGACGAGGGCTGGGACGACTACCGCGCCGACCCGGCGGTCGAGGAGATGACGCTGCCGGGCACCGGGTCCTGGACCCTCGTCGGCGGCGGCGGTCTCGACGTGACCGGGCGGCTGGTCGGCGGCTGCGTCGAGACGGTCTCGCACCTCGCCGGGACGCCGTTCGGCGACGTCCCGGGCTACGGCGAGCTGCACGCCGGCGACGGCCTCGTGGTCTACCTCGAGGCGGCCGAGGCCGATGCCTACGCCGTGGGTCGGGCTCTGCACGGGCTGCGGCTGGCCGGCTGGTTCGAGCAGGCGACCGCGGTCCTGGTGGGCCGCACCCGCGCGCCCGGGCACGCCGACCTGAGCCAGCACGACGCCGTCCGCGACGCGCTCGGGTCGCTCGACGTGCCGATCGTGCTCGACGTCGAGGTCGGCCACTGCCAGCCGTTCCTCCCGCTCGTCAACGGGGCCCTGGCGCGGGTGGTCGTCGACGGCGACCGGCGCGAGGTCACGCAGCAGCTCCTCTGA